Proteins encoded in a region of the Shumkonia mesophila genome:
- the ku gene encoding non-homologous end joining protein Ku, whose translation MASRTKASGTKAKRSRSKGGAAPSLGTRPMWSGNLRLALVSVPVKIYPATRAGAHISFHQVHKPSGKRVHYQKVVQGIGPVDTDEIVKGFELEKGRYVLIDPDEIEALKLETKKTLDLVQFVKQGEIDPIWFDRPYYVVPDGEMAEEAYGVLRDALRSSSRLGLGQFVMRGREYIAALKPCGNGMLLETLRFADEVRTSAPFFASVDDVEPDEELLNLAQELIDRKSASFDPRRFVDQYTQAVRELIDAHAKRKKPVTVGEEGAPSGGAKVIDLVEALKRSVRSAERAPAKGASGSARKRKAS comes from the coding sequence ATGGCATCCAGAACAAAAGCGTCAGGTACCAAGGCGAAGCGTTCCCGTTCCAAGGGCGGAGCCGCCCCCTCGCTGGGAACGCGGCCGATGTGGAGCGGCAACCTGCGCCTGGCACTGGTTTCGGTGCCGGTCAAGATCTACCCGGCGACGCGGGCCGGCGCCCACATCAGCTTCCATCAGGTGCATAAGCCATCCGGCAAGCGCGTCCATTATCAGAAAGTCGTGCAGGGAATCGGGCCGGTCGATACCGACGAGATCGTCAAGGGCTTCGAGTTGGAGAAGGGCCGCTACGTCCTGATCGACCCGGACGAGATCGAGGCCCTGAAGCTGGAAACCAAGAAGACGCTCGACCTTGTCCAGTTCGTCAAGCAGGGCGAGATCGATCCGATCTGGTTCGACCGCCCGTATTACGTGGTTCCCGATGGCGAGATGGCCGAAGAGGCTTACGGCGTCCTGCGCGACGCCCTGCGCTCCTCCAGCCGCTTGGGACTCGGCCAGTTCGTCATGCGCGGGCGCGAGTACATCGCCGCCCTCAAGCCCTGCGGCAACGGCATGCTTCTCGAAACCCTGCGTTTTGCCGACGAAGTGCGCACCTCCGCGCCCTTCTTCGCCTCTGTCGACGACGTCGAGCCGGACGAGGAGCTGTTGAACCTGGCCCAGGAACTGATCGATCGCAAAAGCGCTTCCTTCGACCCCCGGCGCTTCGTGGACCAGTACACCCAGGCCGTACGCGAGCTCATCGACGCCCATGCCAAGCGCAAAAAACCCGTGACCGTCGGCGAGGAGGGGGCGCCCTCGGGCGGTGCCAAGGTGATCGATCTGGTCGAGGCCCTCAAGCGCTCGGTGAGGAGCGCCGAACGAGCGCCCGCGAAGGGGGCCTCGGGGAGCGCCAGGAAGAGGAAGGCGAGCTGA
- a CDS encoding Crp/Fnr family transcriptional regulator: MRRNRSAAFPIGDHVLRKLGIFVHLDETHVAVLTRLLSETIAVDSLQDIVTEGESCKHLYLLTGGWAVRYKLLSDGRRQILGFVIPGDFFGLRATLFDVADDTVQSLTDCTICRIPGEDFVAVLRDHPRLGMAIVWSIVREYSVLAEHLVSLGRRSALERTAHLLMELLNRLQLVRLAGEKDFELPLTQEILADALGLSIVHVNRTLRRLRQQGLIRLDPQSRWIIIDKPEDLAEVADFSPLYLDQDTPPADSLFKAIKSQR, from the coding sequence ATGCGGAGAAACCGCTCGGCGGCTTTTCCCATCGGCGATCACGTCTTGCGGAAGCTGGGGATTTTCGTCCACCTCGACGAGACCCACGTGGCGGTGCTCACGCGTCTTCTTTCGGAAACGATTGCGGTCGACAGCCTTCAGGACATCGTGACCGAGGGGGAATCCTGCAAGCATTTGTACCTCCTCACGGGGGGATGGGCGGTGCGCTACAAACTGCTGTCGGATGGCCGGCGCCAGATCCTCGGCTTCGTCATTCCGGGCGACTTTTTTGGCTTGCGCGCCACCTTGTTCGATGTCGCTGACGATACCGTCCAGAGCCTGACCGATTGCACGATTTGCCGGATTCCCGGCGAGGATTTCGTGGCGGTTCTTCGGGATCACCCCCGCCTGGGCATGGCCATCGTATGGTCGATCGTGCGGGAATACTCGGTGTTGGCCGAGCACCTGGTCAGCCTGGGAAGGCGCTCCGCGCTTGAACGGACAGCCCACTTGCTGATGGAACTCCTCAATCGGCTTCAACTCGTCCGGTTGGCGGGAGAAAAGGATTTCGAATTGCCGCTGACCCAGGAGATCCTGGCCGACGCGCTGGGTCTCAGCATCGTGCACGTCAACCGGACGCTGCGACGGCTCCGCCAGCAGGGGTTGATACGCCTCGATCCGCAGTCGCGCTGGATCATCATCGACAAGCCCGAAGACCTTGCCGAGGTTGCCGACTTCAGCCCTCTCTATCTGGATCAGGACACGCCGCCCGCCGACAGCCTTTTCAAGGCCATCAAGTCTCAGCGCTAA
- the cydB gene encoding cytochrome d ubiquinol oxidase subunit II has product MTVDLPLIWGLLIGFAVLMYVVMDGFDLGVGILFPVIGNERHRDTMMNSVAPVWDGNETWLVLGGGGLFAVFPLAYSVLLTAFYAPLTVMLLALIFRGVAFEFRFKDPRHKRAWAVSFAAGSTLATFCQGIVLGAFIQGVAVEGRGYAGGWFDWLTPFSVFTGAALVAGYALLGATWLVMKTGGDLQERAYGLVLPLTTAVVAAIAFVSVWTPLLHEDIAARWFSWPNLFYLSPVPLAVAGVVFLLARAVANRHEVQPFLLALALFLLSYFGLGISLFPNIIPPAVSIWDAAAPDASLLFLLVGALVLLPVILGYTGYAYWVFRGKVGTDDGYH; this is encoded by the coding sequence ATGACTGTCGATTTGCCTCTCATCTGGGGGCTGCTAATCGGCTTTGCCGTTCTCATGTACGTGGTGATGGACGGCTTCGACCTTGGCGTCGGCATCCTGTTTCCCGTCATCGGGAACGAACGCCACCGCGACACCATGATGAATTCCGTAGCCCCGGTGTGGGACGGCAACGAGACCTGGCTGGTACTGGGCGGCGGCGGCCTGTTCGCCGTCTTCCCGCTAGCCTATTCGGTCCTGCTCACCGCCTTCTACGCGCCCCTGACCGTCATGTTGCTGGCGCTCATCTTCCGCGGCGTCGCCTTCGAATTCCGTTTCAAGGACCCGCGCCACAAGCGGGCGTGGGCCGTTTCCTTCGCCGCAGGCTCGACGCTGGCCACGTTCTGCCAGGGCATCGTGCTGGGCGCCTTCATTCAGGGCGTGGCCGTCGAGGGACGCGGCTATGCGGGCGGCTGGTTCGATTGGCTGACGCCGTTCAGCGTCTTCACCGGCGCCGCCCTTGTTGCCGGCTACGCGCTGCTCGGCGCCACGTGGCTGGTGATGAAGACTGGGGGCGATCTTCAGGAGCGTGCTTACGGCCTGGTCCTGCCACTGACCACCGCCGTCGTCGCCGCCATCGCCTTCGTCAGCGTGTGGACGCCCCTGCTTCATGAAGATATCGCCGCCCGCTGGTTCTCGTGGCCCAACCTGTTCTACCTGTCCCCCGTGCCGCTGGCAGTGGCGGGGGTCGTCTTTCTGCTGGCACGCGCCGTCGCCAACCGCCATGAGGTCCAGCCCTTCCTGCTGGCCTTGGCGCTTTTTCTGCTGTCCTATTTCGGGCTCGGCATCAGCCTGTTCCCGAACATCATTCCGCCAGCGGTCAGCATCTGGGACGCCGCGGCGCCGGACGCCAGCCTCTTGTTCCTGTTGGTCGGCGCGCTTGTCCTGCTGCCGGTCATCCTGGGCTACACCGGGTACGCATATTGGGTCTTCCGGGGCAAGGTAGGCACGGATGACGGCTACCACTGA
- the ligD gene encoding DNA ligase D: MARAPSKGDPLATYHAKRRFGETPEPKGRAARAAGHLYTIQKHAARRLHYDLRLELDGVLKSWAVTRGPSLDPADKRLAVRTEDHPVDYATFEGRIPEGNYGAGTVLLWDRGTWEPLEDPHAGLKKGKLVFQLYGERLRGRWALVRFRGKDSGPRENWLLVKEVDEEVRRQRDVTAEHATSVASGRAIDEVTGAPKAEWSKGGQVPLTPKKREARRRSTAPAFVEPALATLVEDVPDGKGWLFEVKFDGYRALAAVSGNDVRVFTRNGLDWTAKFSQLAQVLARLDLDGVLLDGEVVAVDAAGRSNFSTLQRTLKGGGGTLSYFIFDLLAERGKNLRALPLKARKTRLRALLKDAGRTGPVYFTDHVEGGGVKMLEALCQAGYEGIIAKRADAPYRSGRGHSWLKIKCGRDQEFVIVGSSPSTRGRPFSSLLLATHERGKLRYAGRVGTGFSEGDLNRLARRLDRLSRKTPPVAGDIPSDVARRARWVKPELVAMIAFAEFTGDGLVRQGRFLGLREDKPAANVRLEMPQPIKEAKAMAEDAAADEICGIRLTHPEKVLFGPQGITKRDLARYLEAVAPNMLPHVAGRLASLVRCPQGRTKKCFFQRHGGAGFPEQFRSLAVREKDGGKNDYLYVEDAAGLVAAAQVGVLELHIWGSRVDAIERPDRLVFDLDPDSAVDFGKVKEAARHLRDVLDALGLQSFALLTGGKGIHVVSPLARRHGWPTIKAFARAVAERVVADDPDHYVATMSKAKRTGRIFIDHFRNERGATAISPFSPRAREGAPLAWPVDWQALASIKAASHFRLGEVDPRSADGWATYDEVRQTLKAASLRALGVETE; this comes from the coding sequence ATGGCCCGGGCCCCGTCGAAGGGCGATCCGCTCGCCACCTACCACGCCAAGCGCCGCTTCGGCGAGACGCCCGAGCCCAAAGGGCGGGCGGCACGTGCTGCCGGTCATCTCTACACCATCCAAAAACACGCCGCCCGACGTCTGCACTACGACCTGCGCCTCGAACTGGACGGCGTGCTTAAGAGCTGGGCGGTGACGCGTGGGCCAAGCCTCGATCCCGCCGACAAGCGCCTCGCCGTGCGCACCGAGGACCATCCGGTCGACTACGCCACCTTCGAAGGGCGCATTCCCGAAGGCAATTACGGCGCCGGCACCGTGCTGCTGTGGGATCGCGGCACCTGGGAGCCGTTGGAGGACCCGCACGCCGGGCTGAAGAAGGGCAAGCTGGTTTTTCAACTCTATGGCGAACGTCTGCGCGGCCGCTGGGCGTTGGTCCGCTTCAGGGGAAAGGACTCCGGCCCCCGCGAGAACTGGCTGCTCGTCAAGGAGGTGGACGAGGAAGTCCGGCGCCAGCGGGACGTGACCGCCGAGCACGCCACCAGCGTGGCCTCCGGACGCGCCATCGACGAGGTCACCGGAGCCCCCAAGGCGGAGTGGAGCAAAGGCGGCCAGGTGCCCCTGACACCCAAGAAAAGGGAGGCACGGCGGCGCTCGACGGCCCCGGCCTTCGTTGAGCCTGCTCTCGCCACCTTGGTCGAGGACGTTCCCGACGGCAAGGGATGGCTGTTCGAGGTGAAGTTCGACGGCTATCGGGCGCTGGCAGCGGTTTCCGGCAACGACGTACGGGTCTTCACACGCAATGGACTGGACTGGACCGCAAAGTTTTCCCAGCTTGCGCAAGTCCTTGCCCGGCTCGATCTGGACGGAGTGCTGCTGGACGGCGAGGTTGTGGCTGTCGACGCCGCTGGCCGCTCCAACTTCTCGACCCTGCAGCGGACGCTGAAAGGGGGCGGCGGGACGCTGTCCTATTTTATCTTCGATCTTCTCGCCGAGCGGGGCAAGAATCTGAGAGCCCTGCCGCTCAAGGCACGGAAGACCAGGCTTCGCGCCCTGCTCAAGGATGCGGGCCGAACCGGGCCAGTCTATTTCACCGATCACGTCGAAGGCGGTGGCGTCAAGATGCTGGAGGCCCTCTGCCAAGCCGGCTACGAGGGCATCATCGCCAAGCGCGCCGATGCACCCTATCGTTCAGGGCGCGGGCACTCGTGGCTGAAAATAAAATGCGGCCGCGACCAGGAATTCGTCATCGTCGGCTCTTCGCCGTCGACGCGGGGCCGGCCGTTTTCCTCGCTGCTGTTGGCCACCCACGAGAGGGGCAAATTACGGTATGCCGGCCGGGTCGGCACGGGCTTTTCGGAGGGTGATCTTAACCGGCTCGCCCGGCGGTTGGATAGGCTGTCCCGCAAGACCCCGCCGGTGGCGGGAGACATTCCATCCGACGTTGCGAGGCGGGCCCGGTGGGTCAAGCCGGAACTGGTCGCCATGATCGCGTTTGCCGAGTTCACCGGCGACGGGCTGGTCCGCCAGGGCCGCTTTCTCGGCCTGCGCGAGGACAAGCCGGCGGCGAACGTACGCCTGGAAATGCCGCAGCCGATAAAGGAGGCCAAAGCCATGGCGGAAGACGCCGCCGCGGACGAGATTTGCGGCATTCGCCTCACTCATCCCGAGAAGGTCCTGTTCGGGCCGCAGGGGATTACCAAACGCGATCTGGCGAGGTACCTGGAGGCGGTGGCTCCGAACATGCTGCCGCACGTCGCCGGTCGGTTGGCCAGCCTGGTGCGCTGCCCGCAGGGCCGGACGAAGAAATGCTTCTTCCAGCGTCATGGCGGCGCCGGCTTTCCCGAGCAGTTCCGTTCGCTGGCCGTGCGCGAGAAGGACGGCGGGAAGAATGACTATCTCTACGTCGAGGACGCCGCTGGACTGGTCGCCGCCGCCCAGGTGGGCGTGCTCGAACTGCATATCTGGGGGTCGCGGGTAGATGCCATCGAACGGCCCGACCGGCTGGTATTCGATCTCGACCCCGATTCCGCCGTCGATTTTGGGAAGGTCAAAGAGGCCGCCCGGCACCTGCGCGACGTGCTCGACGCGCTGGGTCTGCAGAGCTTCGCGCTGCTCACCGGCGGCAAGGGAATCCATGTCGTGTCTCCGCTGGCGCGCCGCCACGGGTGGCCGACCATCAAGGCGTTCGCAAGGGCGGTGGCCGAGCGTGTCGTCGCGGACGATCCCGACCACTACGTCGCCACCATGAGCAAGGCGAAGCGCACGGGACGCATCTTCATCGACCATTTCCGCAATGAGCGTGGCGCCACGGCCATCTCCCCCTTCTCGCCGCGCGCCAGGGAGGGTGCGCCGTTGGCCTGGCCGGTCGACTGGCAGGCATTGGCGTCGATCAAGGCGGCCAGCCATTTCCGTCTCGGCGAAGTCGATCCCCGGTCGGCGGATGGCTGGGCGACGTACGACGAGGTCCGCCAGACCCTTAAGGCCGCCAGCCTGCGCGCGCTGGGCGTCGAAACGGAATAA
- a CDS encoding cytochrome ubiquinol oxidase subunit I, with the protein MEFDALTLARIQFAFTVSFHIVFPAFTIGLASYLAVLEGLWLWRRGDVYLHLYRYWSKIFAITFGMGVVSGIVMSYQFGTNWGPFSDAAGPVIGPLLGYEVLSAFFLEAGFLGVMLFGMNRVGRGLHFFATLMVAAGTLFSAFWILAANSWMQTPTGAGFDGLQFTPDDWWTVIFNPSFPFRFVHMVLAAYLTTALIVGAVGAWHLLRISSDPAARVMVSMAMWMAALVAPLQLLAGDLHGLNTLEHQPAKIAAMEGHWEKQRGAPLLLFGIPDMGREETRYALSIPRLGSLILTHDWNGEVPGLLEWPPEDRPNSAVVFWSFRTMVGLGIAMIALGLASLALRRRGRLYSARWFLRLAVVMGPSGLVAVIAGWITTEVGRQPWVVYGMMRTSEGVSPVAAPAVASSLALFAVVYFAVFGAGVYYLLQLMHRPAGADDAGRPPGAPERAAGITPAPSIGREEAEAPQ; encoded by the coding sequence ATGGAATTCGACGCTCTGACCCTGGCGCGAATCCAGTTCGCCTTCACGGTTTCCTTCCATATCGTCTTTCCCGCCTTCACCATCGGGCTGGCGAGCTATCTTGCCGTTCTCGAAGGACTGTGGCTGTGGCGCCGCGGCGACGTCTACCTGCATCTCTATCGCTACTGGTCGAAGATCTTCGCCATCACCTTCGGCATGGGCGTCGTCTCCGGCATCGTCATGAGCTACCAGTTCGGCACCAACTGGGGCCCATTTTCGGATGCGGCCGGGCCGGTGATCGGCCCGCTCCTGGGCTATGAGGTGCTCAGTGCTTTTTTCCTCGAGGCCGGATTTCTGGGAGTGATGCTGTTCGGCATGAACCGGGTTGGCCGCGGCCTGCATTTCTTCGCGACCCTGATGGTCGCCGCCGGCACCCTGTTCTCGGCCTTCTGGATCCTTGCCGCCAACAGTTGGATGCAAACGCCGACGGGCGCCGGCTTCGACGGCCTTCAATTCACCCCCGACGATTGGTGGACGGTGATCTTCAATCCCTCCTTTCCGTTCCGCTTCGTCCATATGGTGCTGGCGGCCTATCTGACGACGGCGCTGATCGTCGGCGCGGTCGGTGCCTGGCACCTCTTGCGCATCTCGTCCGATCCCGCGGCCAGGGTGATGGTTTCGATGGCGATGTGGATGGCCGCCCTGGTGGCGCCCCTTCAACTGCTGGCCGGCGACCTGCACGGCCTGAACACACTCGAACACCAACCCGCCAAGATCGCCGCCATGGAGGGCCATTGGGAAAAGCAGCGGGGTGCCCCTTTGCTGCTGTTCGGCATCCCCGACATGGGGCGCGAGGAGACCCGTTATGCGCTTTCCATTCCCCGGCTCGGCAGCCTTATCCTAACCCATGACTGGAACGGCGAGGTGCCCGGCCTCCTCGAATGGCCGCCGGAGGATCGGCCCAATTCGGCGGTCGTCTTCTGGTCCTTCCGGACGATGGTGGGCCTCGGCATCGCCATGATCGCGCTCGGACTCGCCAGCCTCGCCCTGCGCCGTCGGGGACGCCTTTATAGCGCCCGATGGTTCCTTCGGCTGGCCGTCGTGATGGGTCCCAGTGGCCTTGTCGCCGTCATCGCCGGGTGGATCACCACCGAGGTCGGGCGGCAGCCGTGGGTCGTCTACGGGATGATGCGCACCAGCGAGGGAGTGTCGCCGGTGGCGGCGCCGGCCGTCGCCAGTTCGCTGGCTCTTTTCGCCGTCGTCTACTTCGCGGTGTTCGGCGCCGGTGTGTATTACCTCCTGCAACTGATGCACCGGCCGGCCGGTGCCGACGATGCCGGAAGACCACCCGGCGCGCCCGAGCGCGCGGCCGGCATAACGCCGGCACCGTCCATAGGCCGAGAGGAGGCGGAGGCGCCGCAATGA
- a CDS encoding DUF3008 family protein, with translation MPAKSKAQQKAAGAALSAKRGDQKPSELGGAAKSMYKSMSKEELKKMASTKRKGKPRKVTKK, from the coding sequence ATGCCTGCAAAGTCGAAAGCCCAGCAGAAAGCCGCCGGTGCCGCGCTTTCCGCCAAGCGTGGTGATCAGAAGCCCAGCGAACTCGGCGGCGCGGCGAAGTCGATGTACAAGTCGATGAGCAAAGAGGAACTGAAGAAGATGGCCTCGACCAAGCGGAAAGGAAAACCCCGCAAAGTCACCAAGAAGTGA
- a CDS encoding PRC-barrel domain containing protein, which yields MLRSLDGLIGYGIQATDGPIGTVKDFLFDDQAWVVRYMVADTGKWLPGGKVLVVPSALEHPEWDRRSLPVKLTRRQVEEGPDIGEDQPVSHQHEIDLHHHFEWDPYWLAYAAAEAATPFPPAVAPESPQMRPTRGDPRLRSGREVEGYHVKATDGEIGHVEDFILDDEGWVVRYVVVDTRNWLPGKKVLVSPEWFDAVNWTDQRVVVDISREGVRNSPPYDPSRPVNREDEGVLYDYHGRPAYWKDVLERTGATVGHW from the coding sequence ATGCTACGCAGTCTCGACGGCCTCATCGGATATGGCATTCAGGCAACGGACGGGCCCATCGGCACCGTAAAGGACTTCCTGTTCGACGATCAGGCCTGGGTGGTCCGCTACATGGTTGCCGACACCGGCAAATGGCTACCGGGCGGCAAAGTGCTGGTCGTTCCCTCGGCGCTGGAACACCCGGAGTGGGATCGGCGATCCCTGCCGGTGAAGCTGACCCGCCGGCAGGTCGAGGAAGGCCCCGACATCGGCGAAGATCAACCGGTTTCCCATCAGCACGAAATCGACCTCCATCACCACTTCGAATGGGATCCCTATTGGCTGGCATATGCGGCAGCCGAGGCCGCGACGCCCTTCCCGCCGGCGGTGGCGCCGGAATCCCCCCAAATGCGCCCGACCCGCGGAGATCCCCGTCTGCGAAGCGGCAGGGAAGTCGAAGGCTATCACGTGAAAGCAACCGACGGTGAGATCGGTCATGTCGAAGATTTCATCCTGGATGACGAAGGATGGGTCGTCCGCTATGTCGTCGTCGACACTCGCAACTGGCTCCCCGGCAAGAAGGTCCTCGTCTCGCCCGAGTGGTTCGATGCCGTGAACTGGACGGACCAAAGGGTTGTCGTCGACATCAGCCGGGAAGGAGTCCGCAACAGCCCCCCCTACGATCCCTCGCGACCGGTCAACCGCGAGGACGAGGGCGTCCTTTACGACTATCACGGCCGCCCGGCCTATTGGAAAGACGTGCTCGAACG
- a CDS encoding CsbD family protein, producing MNWDRVEGNWKQFKGQIQQQWGKLTDDDLDKMKGTQTELAGRLQERYGIARDDAEKQINDWLSRH from the coding sequence ATGAATTGGGACCGTGTCGAAGGAAACTGGAAGCAGTTCAAGGGCCAGATCCAGCAGCAGTGGGGCAAACTGACCGACGACGATCTGGACAAGATGAAGGGCACCCAGACGGAACTCGCGGGCCGCCTGCAGGAACGCTATGGGATCGCCCGCGACGATGCCGAAAAACAGATCAACGACTGGCTGTCCCGCCACTGA
- a CDS encoding DUF2474 family protein, whose product MTATTDRHLKRGVGRRLLWFVGLWLAGVCVLAAVAWLLRLMIGTP is encoded by the coding sequence ATGACGGCTACCACTGACAGGCACCTGAAACGGGGTGTTGGCAGACGGCTTCTGTGGTTTGTCGGGTTGTGGCTTGCCGGTGTCTGTGTGCTGGCCGCCGTCGCCTGGCTGTTGCGCCTGATGATCGGCACTCCCTAG